CTCCACCACCATGGACGTGGACGTCAAGACCGGCAACAAGGTCACCGCCGACCCGGCGATCCGCCGCGCGCTCAACCTCGGACTCGACCGCCAGGAGATCGTCGACCTCGTGCTCGGCGGTGACGGCGTGCCCAGCTTTTCGGTCTCGGACGGGCTCCCGTGGCACGGCCCGGAGATCACCGAGAACCTGGACGAGGCGAAGGCCATCCTCGCGGACGCCGGTTGGCGCGACTCCAACAATGACGGCATCGTGGACAAGGACGGCGTCGAGGCCGTCATCCCGCTCATGTACACCACCACTGACCAGGCCCGTGTGGACATGGCCGCCGCCGTCACCGCGCAGTCGGAGGAGAACCTGGGCATCCGCTTCACCCCGGTCCCGGCGACGTGGGACGGCATCTACGTGGACGGCAAGACCAGCGCGATCGTGTTCGCCCTCGGCTCGCTGAGCCCGAAGGAGGTGCTCGACTCCTACCACTCGCACTCCCGGGGCATCGGCTACAACAACATGCCGGACTACGCCAACCCGCAGGTCGACGCCCTGCTGGATCAGGCCCGCGCCACCCCGCTGGAGGAGTCCACCCAGCTGTGGGCCGACGCCCAGGCCGCCGCCTCGGATGACGCGCCCTACGTCTGGCTCATGCGCCGCGACCACGTCTACTACGTCTCCGACTCGCTCGACCTCGGCGACCAGCCCCTGCACGGCCACGGGCACGGACTGCAGATCTTCCAGAACGTGGAGCAATGGCGTTAGTACGAATCCCCCTGCTGGTCCTCAGCGTCACGTTCGTGGCGTTTGTGCTGGTGGAGATCTCGCCGCTTGACCCCATCTCCCAGTACGCGGCGAACATGCAGGGGGCCTCGGCCGCGCAGATCGACGCCGCCACCCGTCTCTGGGGGCTGGATCAGCCGTGGTGGCAGCGCTACCTCGGCTGGCTGGGTGGCATGCTCACCGGCGACTTCGGCCAGAGTTCGCTCCTGCGCGAGCCGGTCGGCCCGGTGCTGCTCTCCGGGGCGCTGAACTCGCTGCTGCTCATGTCCCTGGCCTGGGTCATCTCCGGAGTCGTGGGTTACGCACTGGGCCTGGTCTCGGGCGCCCTGCGCGGGAAACTTCCCGACCGCCTCATCACCGGCCTGTGCCTGCTGTTCTCCTCGACCCCGGCGTTTGTCGTCGGCCTGGTGCTTCTGCTCGTCTTCGGGCTCGCGCTCGGCTGGGTGCCGCTGGGGCTTTCCCAACCCCTCGGCGTGGAATCTGCGCAGGTCACGCCCGGCGAGCGCCTCAGCCACGTGGTGCTGCCCGCGGCCACGGTGGCCCTGGTGGGCATCAGTTCGGTGACGCTGCACACCAGACAGGCGCTTATCGACGTCCTGAACACCGACATGGCCAAATTCGCCCGCGCCCGCGGGCTCAGCACCCGCCAGATAGTCACCCGCCACGGCCTGCGCACGACGATCCTGCCGGCGCTCATGCTGCAGTTCGCCAACCTCTCGGCCCTGCTCGGCGGGTCGACGCTGGCGGAGGTGGTGTTCTCCTACCGTGGCCTGGGCCAGCTCACGGTCAGTGCTGCGCTGGCCTCGGACGTGCCGCTGCTGCTGGGTGCGGTGACGGTGCTCGGGCTCATCGTGGTGGTGGGCAACCTCGTCGCGGACGAGCTGGCGCGCCGGGTGGACCCGCGGATCGGGGTGCGGCGATGAGGGTGAACAACCGCCTGCGGGTGCTGCTGCTCGGCGCCCTGGCCTTCCTGCTGGTCGCTGCCATCGTGGTGTCGGCGCAGCTGCTGCCGGATCCCGCGCCGGTGCCCGGTGCCCGCAACCTCCCCGTCAGCGCCGAGCACCTGCTGGGCACCGACCGGCTGGGGCGCGACATGTTCGCCCGCACGGTGCAGGGGGCGGCGATGTCCATGGGTATCGCGGCGGCGGCCACGACCCTGGCCGCCCTCATCGCCGTAGTCATGGCGATGCTGGCCGCGCTGGGCCCGCGCTGGCTGGACCTCATGGTGTCCTGGCTGATCGACGTCACCATCGGCTTGCCCGGCATCATCCTCATGATCCTCATTTCGTTCAGCGTCGGTGGGGGCGTGCGCGGCACGACCCTGGCCATCGCCGTGACGCACTGGCCCATGCTCACCCGGCTGCTGCGGGCGGAGATCGCTAAGGTGCGCTCGGCGGACTACGTGGTCATCGCCCGTCGACAAGCGAAGTCCGGGTGGTGGATCGCCACCCGCCACGTGCTCCCGGCGATCATCGCCCACGTCATCGTCGGCCTGGTGGTGCTGTTTTCGCAGGCCATCGTGCACGAGTCGGCGCTGACCTTCATCGGACTGGGCGTCGCGCCCACGGACCCCTCGCTGGGCACCGTGCTCTCGGAGGGGATGCGTAATCTCACCGAGGGCAGGTGGTGGCTGGTGCTCGCGGCGGTGGTTCTGCTGGTGACGGCCGCCGTCGTCCTCGATGCGCTCGGAGACGCGCTGCGCAGCACCATCGCCCCGGAATCGAGGCAGGACTAGATGCTCACCGTGTCAGAACTTTCCGTGGCCTTCGGGCAGTACGGCCGCGGGCTCTCGCGCCGGAGAGTGGAGGTGTTGCGCTCCGTGTCGCTGGAGGTGGGGGAGTCGGAGATCGTCGCCCTCTGTGGCGAGTCGGGCGCCGGCAAGAGCGTGCTCGCGGACGCCCTGACCGGCGTGCTCCCCGCAAACGCGCAGGTCGCCGGCGACGTCGCGTGGGAGGGAAAGATGCGCCCGGGGAAAGAGCTGCGTCTCATCCCCCAGGGCGTCGGCGCGTTCGACCCGACCATGCGGATCGGCGACTTCGTGGGCGATGACGCCGCCCTGGAGCGATTCGGGGTGGGGGATCTCGAAGAGTCCTACCCCGGCGAACTCTCGGGCGGGCAGCTGCGCCGCGCCCTGCTGGCCACCTCCGCAGGCAAGGGCGTGCGCCTGGTCATCGCCGACGAACCCACGCCGGGGCTCGACCCCGCGTCCGTCGACGTGACGCTCTCCTACTTCGAGGAGCTGCGCGACCACGGCACCTCGGTGCTGCTCATCACCCACGACCTGGTGGCCGCCTCCCGGATCGCCGACCGGGTTGGCATCATGCGCGCCGGGGAAATCGTCGACGGAGACTCCGAATACGCCCGGGCGCTGTGGCACGCGCAGACCGCCAACAACTTCTGGGGGAAACAATGCTGAGCGGACGCGACCTGGTGCACTCCTACGGCGAGCGCCGGGTTCTCACGGGAACAGACATCGACATCGCCCGCGGCGAGATCCTCGGCCTGCGCGGCGACTCCGGCTCCGGCAAGACCACTCTCGGCCGCATCCTCGCGGGTTGGCAGGCGCCCGACAGGGGAGAGGTGCTTATCGACGGCACCCCACCGCCCACCCGCGGATTCCATCCCGTCCAACTCATCGCCCAGCACCCGGAGCGCGCCGTCGACCCGCGCCTGCCGCTGAGCCATGTCGTGTCCGACCCGGCCCTGCTGAACGCCTTCGACATCGACCCGCAGTGGCTGCAGCTGGCCGCCGGGGAGGTCTCCGGCGGCCAGCTGCAGCGCCTCAACATCGCCCGGGCGCTGGATCCGCGCACGGAGTTCCTCATCGCGGACGAGATCACCACCGCCGTGGACGCCCTGGTGCAGATGGACATCTGGCGCGCACTCGTCGCGCAGGTCCGCGAGCGCAACCTGGGCGTGCTGGTCATCTCCCACGACCATCACCTGCTGGGCCACGTGGCGGACCGGGTGGTTGACCTGGCGGACCTACAGTGAAAGCCATGAACATTGAGCGACTCCGCGAGAACCTCCCGGGCTACTCCGCCATCAACTACGTGGACAGCACCGGCTCCACCAACACCGACCTGCTGAACTCCGACGCCGGCCACAAGTCCGTGCTCATCGCCGGCGAGCAGACCGCGGGCAAGGGCCGACTGGGCCGCGCGTGGTCCAGCCCCAAGGGCGCGCAGTTCATCTGCTCCATCGCACTGATCGTCGGCGAGCGGGACGTCGAACGCCTGGGCACCCTGTCGCTGGCCGTCGGCGTCGCACTCACCGACGCCATCCCCACGGCCGAACTCAAATGGCCCAACGACGTGCTCATCGACGGTCGCAAGCTGGTGGGCATCCTCGCGGAGGGGACGTCGCTTATCGACGGCCAGTTCCGCGTGGTCGTCGGCTTCGGCATCAACGTCGGTCTGACCAGGGAGCAACTGCCGGTCGAACACGCCACCTCGCTGCTTCTCGAGGGTCTGGACACCGACCTGACGGAGCTGGGCGAGAGGGTGCTCACGGGCGTCGAGAAGCGTCTTTCCCAGTGGCAGGACCGGGACCTGCAGTTGATGGCGGACTACCGGCGGGTGAGCGCGACCATCGGGAAGCGGGTGCGCCTGGAGACGCCGCAGGGTGATGTGTTCGGGCTTGTCGACGACGTCGCCGACGATGGCCGGGTGATCGTCGACGGACAGGCCTACTCCGCCGGGGATGTGACCCACCTGCGACCCGAAAGCTAGATTGGGGCGCATGGGACTGCCGAGACTGGGACAGGGGGAGCGGGTGCGCGCCGACATGACGTCGCCACCCGGCACCGTGGTGTTCCCGTTTCTCGAGGCCGTCGTGACCACTGGGCTGGTGTGGATGGCCGTGGGTTATCTCGACGGGCCCGGATCGATGATCGATCCTCTGCTGCGCAATGCCCTTGTCGCTGTGTGGGCGGTGCTGCTGGTGTGGCGATTCCTGCTGCCCGTGGTCCGTGAGCGTCGTCGCCGCTTCATTGTCACCGACCGGCGCATCATCGCGCGTGCCCCGAGTCTGAAATCACGGGTGGACTCCATCCCGCTTCGCGACGTCCACTCCGTGCGCAGACATAAAGGCGGAATATCGGTGGCGGTGTTCGGGCTGGATCGGCCGCTGTACTTTCCGTCGGTGCCCCGGGGCAAGAAGGTTGAGGGGCTGATTCAGCAGTCGTTGCCGGGGCGGCAGGGGTACTACCGGTAGGTGGGGGTTTCTATCGAGCGACAGTCCAGACGTCTGGACAGTGACGTCTGGTCCGCCCCGTATAGTTGACCCCTGTGAACACTCCTGCCGAGAACACCGGAAACCCCGCCGCCCACGCCCCGGGCATGCCCGTCATCGCCGTGATCGGCGACGGGCAGCTCGCCCGGATGATGCAGACCGAGGCGATTGAGCTCGGCTGCTCCATCCGCGTCCTGGCCGGGGCGCCCGACTCCTCCGCCGCGCAGGTGTGCGCAGACGTGCTGATCGGCGACTACACGGACATCGGCGACCTGCGCCGCGCGGTCGACGGCGCGGATGCGGTGACCTTCGACCACGAGCACGTACCCAATGAGCACCTCGATGCGCTCATCGCCGAGGGTGTCAACGTTCAGCCGCAGCCCAGCGCGTTGATTTTCGCGCAGGACAAGCTGGTCATGCGCAAGAGGCTCGGTGAGATCGGTGCGCCGGTCCCTCGTTTCGCCGCCATCGATTCGGTCGAGGACGCGGCAGTGTTCTTCGATGAGGTCGACGGCGCGGTGTGCCTCAAGGCCCGGCGTGGGGGCTACGACGGCAACGGCGTCTGGTTCCCGGACTCCCGCGAGGGGTTGGGAACGCTCGTCGAGAAGCTCCTTTCCGAGGGTGTGCCCCTGATGGCCGAGGAGAAGCTGAGCTTCACCCGCGAGCTGTCCGCCATGGTTGCGCGCACGCCGTCGGGTGAGGTCCGGCCGTGGCCGGTGGTGGAGTCGGTGCAGTCCGGCGGCATCTGCGTCGAGGCCATCGCGCCCGCCCCGGGCATGAGCGATGAGCAGCGCGAGCGGGCAGAGAAGCTGTCGGTGTCCGTCGCCGAGGCGCTGGGCGTCACCGGCGTCCTGGCCGTGGAGCTTTTCGAGGTCGACGGCGAGATCTTCGTCAACGAGCTGGCCATGCGCCCCCACAACACCGGGCACTGGACGCAGGAAGGTTCCGTGACCAGTCAGTTTGAGCAGCACCTGCGCGCGGTCCTGGACTTCCCGCTGGGTTCCACGGAGACGCTCGCGCCGGTGACCGTGATGGCCAATGTTCTTGGTGCGGACAAGGAGCCGGAGATGTCGGTGACCGGGCGCTGCGTGGAGGTCTGGCGCAGGTTCCCCGAGGCGAAGATCCACCTCTACGGCAAGGGCTACCGCCCGGGTCGCAAGCTGGGGCACGTCAACGTTGTGGGCTCGGATGTGGAGCAGACGCGGAAGACGGCCGCCGCTGCCGCGCACTTCCTCATGCACGGGGAGTGGGACGACAACTACCTGAATAAGAAGGAGCACTGACATGCAGCCACTCGTCGGACTGATCATGGGTTCGGACTCGGACTGGGACACCGTCGCCCCGGCAGCCGAGGTCCTCGCGGGCTTCGGCGTCCCCTTCGAGGTCGGCGTCGTCTCGGCGCACCGCACCCCGGACAAGATGCTCACCTACGCCCGTGAAGCACATGGCCGCGGCCTCAAGGTCATCATCGCCTGTGCGGGCGGCGCGGCTCACCTGCCGGGCATGGTCGCCGCCGCGACGCCGCTGCCGGTCATCGGCGTGCCCCGCGCGCTGAAGGATCTCGACGGCCTGGATTCCCTGCTCTCCATCGTGCAGATGCCCGGCGGCGTGCCCGTGGCCACCGTCTCCATCGGCGGCGCGAAGAACGCCGGCCTGCTCGCCGTGCGCATCCTCGGCGCCGGCCACCCCGAGCTCACCGAGCGCATGGCCGATTACCAGCAGAACATGGCCGACGAGGTGGAGGAGAAGGACAAGAAGCTGCGCGCCCGCCTGATGGGCGAGTAGGTGGAGAACATCCTCGTCCTGGGTTCCCGCGTCCAGGATGGCCTCCCCGCCCCGGTGCTGGAATCCAGGCTTCAGCGGGCACTGTTGCTTTTCGACGCCCGTCAGCGCCTCCGCCGCCCCACCCGCATCGTCGTCTCCGGGTTCCGGGAGGCTGACGCCATGGCCCGCTGGCTCATCGCGCGCGGCATCCCCGCCGAGGCGATCCTTGAGGAACCCGCCGCCACCAGCACCAACGAGAACCTGGAGAACGCCCACCGGCTGCTCCCCGAGACGACCCGGTGGCTGGTGGCCACCAGCGGCTACCACGCGCCCCGCGCCCGAATGTGGGCCTGGCACCTGGGCATTCCCGTGCGGGTGTTCGGTGCGGTCACCCCGCCAGCCCGGAGATCGAAGCACCTGGTTCGCGAGGCCGTGGTGTTTCCCTACTCGCTCGCCCGGGTGCTGTGGCGCCGGTGGCGGTCCCGTGCCGCTCGGGCCTAACGGGCAAACAACAATGCGCCGCCCCAGTGAGTCAGGGCGGCGCGTATCAAATCTCTGTTGTGCCTACTCTCCGCGGCGGACCAGCTTCGTGGTGTTCTCCGCGGTCCTCACCGAGGCGGTGATGAACTCGAGGATCAACCGCACGAAGATTAGCTGGAACAACACGGAGATGCCGACCGGAATCCAGCCGAACAGCAGCGTCACGAAGGCCAGCATCCCGCTTCCATCTTCGCCGGAAAGCAGCAGGATGAAGAACGGGAAGATCCAGAAGAAGAGGATCTGGATCGCGGCGGAAATGATGGCGATGATGTAAATGAACTTGGCGTAGCTGACCGACAGGTAGTTGTCGAAGTTGAAGTCGAACAGGGCGTTGAGGAAGTTCTTGGCACCCTTCGCGTTCGCGTCACCCGTCTCGTTGCTGGGCTGCTCCGAACCGAACACGGGGGAGGCCGGGTACGTGTTCTGTGACTGCTCCTGCCCATAAGCCGGAGCGGAGTAGGCGCCGGTCTGCTCCTGCCCGTAGGTCGGCGCCGGATAGGTGCTGGCCTGCTCCTGCCCGTATTCCGGTGCGGAGTGGGATCCGCCCTGCTCCTGCCCGTAGTTGTTGGCGGAGCTCTCGTCTGCCCGAGGGGTGTCGAAGGGGTCGTTCTGGTTCTCGGGAAAGCTGCCGTACGGGGAAGTCATGGGAGAAGGCCTTTTCTGAACTCTTGGTGTGGGGTGCTGTCGCCGTTGCGGAGTGCAACGTATAACGGAGATCTTAAGCAACGCGGCCACCTGCCACGACATTTCCGGGGGAATGCTCCCCGTGGCACAAAACCCGCGGGCCAGGAAAGCAGGGCGGCTAGGCCCGCGCGGTGACGCGTTCGTTTTCGGCGATCTCGCTGAGCCGGGACGTCGATACGCGGCCAGCAACGACCACGCTGGATCCGCCCGCGGCGATGGGGGAGAGCACGTCGCGCTGGAAACTTTCCCGGTCGGTCCAGCCGGTGGAGAGCAGGCGTTCGGGAGTGCCGTCCGGCACCACCGAGGAGAGGGCCGGGGCATCGCCGTAGTAGACGTCGCCGTAGAAACGCACGATGGGTCCGAAGTCGAGCGCGCCCGCGGGGAGGGTTCCGCCGGATTCCTCGATGCCCCGGCCGAAGGGGTCGTCCGAGACGAGCACGGCGTCGGCGCCGGAGGAGGCCCAGGCGTCGTAACGCTCCAGCGACGTGAACACCGCGTCGACCTCACCCACGGCCGATGGGCCGCCGAAGCGCACCTCGATCCGGGCGGCGACGGCACCCAGGGCAGTCACCGCTGCCTGCCAACTCACCGGCAGGTCAATGGCGATGGCGGAGGAAGGGTCGAGGTCGAGCTCCTCGCCGAGCATGTTGGCAATTTTCGACGCCCAGTTGTCCAGCGTCTGTGCCGAGAAGTCCATGCGCGCGCCGGTGGTTTCGTTGTACACGGTCAGGCGCGGCGACGCGGGGTCGGTGGTGAGCAGATTCTCCAGGAGTCTCATGCCCGCCCACTCTAGGCACGCTAGTTGATGCAGCGCGGGCCCGAGCCGCCGGCGGTGATCTCCGGGGCCACCTCGGCGTTGCCGAAGTCGGCGCCCGGCGTGCCCACCGGTTCGGACTCCGCGGAGGACGCGGCCGCGGATGGGGAGGTGTCTCCGGGCTCGCCCGCCGGGCCGGCGTAGTCGTCGGCCGTGACCACGATGATGGTGGAGTCGTCCAACCCGTCGTTGGTGGTGATGGGCAGGCCACCGAGGAGCTTGGACATGGCGATCGCCGCCTCGCTCGTCGGGTCGGCCGCGACGACCTGGCTCATGCTGTAGACCCCCTCGAGGGCGTTGGCGGTCTCGGTGACGTTGACACCGCGCTCGCCGAGCCAGCCGCCCACCCCGTCTGCCTGGCCCGAAAGGGTTCCGGCGTTGAGCACGTGGACCTCCATGTCGGCCAGCGCGGGATCGACGGTCGGCGCACCTGGGGCAGCCGAGGTCGTCGCCGTGGCAGTCTCGGGTGTGGTCATGTCGTCGAAGAACTCGTGCACCTCAGCGGAGTCAACGGTGACGATGGACTCGCCGTAGTCGCCCACGCCGTCGACCGAGGTGACGGGAATAGTGGTGAACGTGACGTTGCCGCCGGCGAGGTCGGCGAGCTGGGAGCCGAAGGACACGATGTTCCAGCCCTCGTCGATGATCACGGACTTCTCCACGGCCTTGGACAGGTCGGAGAGCTTGGAAGGGTTGGCGAGGGTGCCGGCGGAGAGGATCTTGTTCACCAGCGAAGCCATGAACGCCTGCTGGCGGACGATGCGGTCGAGGTCGCCGCGCGGCAGGCCGTGGCGCTGGCGGACGAAGGCGAGCGCCTGGTAGCCGTCGAGCGTCTGCTCGCCGTCGGGGAAGACGGCGCCGGAGAACTCGTCGTCGACCGGCTCCGTGAGGCAGACGTCCACCCCGCCGACGGCGTTGGTCAGGGACACAAAGCCGTGGAGACCGATCTCGGCGTAGTGGTCGATGTCCACACCGGTGAGGTCACCGACGGCATCGATGAGCCCGGAACGCCCGGCCTCGACGAGCGAGGTGCCGGATTTACCGTCGTCGGCGGCGGCCTGTTTGTGGGCGGTGTAGACGCCGTTGATCTTCATGTTCCCGAACTCACCGTCGCTGATGTACGTGTCCCGCGGGATGGACACGGCCGTGGCGCGGGAGCCGTCGTTGGGCACCCGGATGAGCATCATCGTGTCGGTGTTCTCCTCGCCGTCGTCGAAGCCGGCGTTCATGCGGGCCAGCTCCTCCTCGGGCAGGGGCTCACCCTGGGCGTCGGTGCGCGAGTCGGTGCCCACTAGCAGGATGTCCACGGCCCCGTCGGCGGCCTTCTCCCGCTGGTCGTCGTCGCCTCCCAGCCCGAGGTTGGCGGCCGAGGCGACGTCGTTGCCCAGGCGTCCGATGGTGAAGTACCCCATGGCGGAGAACGCCAGCACGAGGACGGAGAGGAAGGTGATGATGACCTTGGCGTACGCGGATCCGTGCTGCGCAGTCGGCTCGCTGGCCGGGGGAGCGGCCTGGATGTCGCGAGCTGAGCGTTGGTGGTTGGTCACGAGTCACGCACTTTCGGGGAAACCTCTGAGGGACGGGGCAGTACTTCCGCGCAAGTCTATTGCATGGGGGAGTGATATTCGGACTGCGCGGGCCAGTCCTCCCCGGTTGTCCCCGGTGTCGCCGGTAGCATGTCGCGCATTGTGACTACAGAAAACAGCAGACCCCTGGCCGTCGTGACGGTGACCTACTCCCCGGGAGAGCACCTGGCAGCGTTCCTCGACTCCGTCGCGGAGGGTTATTCGGGTGAGACGCTGACCGTCCTCGCCGACAACGGCTCCACGGACGGGGTCCCGGAGGAGGCGACCCGCGTGCGCTCGGACGTGGAGTTCCTCCCCACCGGCGGCAACCTCGGTTACGGACGCGGCATGAACGCCGGGGTGCGCGCGCTGCAAGAAAGAAAGGAACAGGAGCTAATCGACGGCGAGTTCCTCCTCCTGTCGAACCCGGACGTGACGTTTGACCCGGGGGCCATCGACACCCTGGTCGAGT
This sequence is a window from Corynebacterium doosanense CAU 212 = DSM 45436. Protein-coding genes within it:
- a CDS encoding ABC transporter permease, which produces MRVNNRLRVLLLGALAFLLVAAIVVSAQLLPDPAPVPGARNLPVSAEHLLGTDRLGRDMFARTVQGAAMSMGIAAAATTLAALIAVVMAMLAALGPRWLDLMVSWLIDVTIGLPGIILMILISFSVGGGVRGTTLAIAVTHWPMLTRLLRAEIAKVRSADYVVIARRQAKSGWWIATRHVLPAIIAHVIVGLVVLFSQAIVHESALTFIGLGVAPTDPSLGTVLSEGMRNLTEGRWWLVLAAVVLLVTAAVVLDALGDALRSTIAPESRQD
- a CDS encoding ABC transporter ATP-binding protein; translated protein: MLSGRDLVHSYGERRVLTGTDIDIARGEILGLRGDSGSGKTTLGRILAGWQAPDRGEVLIDGTPPPTRGFHPVQLIAQHPERAVDPRLPLSHVVSDPALLNAFDIDPQWLQLAAGEVSGGQLQRLNIARALDPRTEFLIADEITTAVDALVQMDIWRALVAQVRERNLGVLVISHDHHLLGHVADRVVDLADLQ
- a CDS encoding YdcF family protein; protein product: MENILVLGSRVQDGLPAPVLESRLQRALLLFDARQRLRRPTRIVVSGFREADAMARWLIARGIPAEAILEEPAATSTNENLENAHRLLPETTRWLVATSGYHAPRARMWAWHLGIPVRVFGAVTPPARRSKHLVREAVVFPYSLARVLWRRWRSRAARA
- a CDS encoding TIGR03089 family protein, whose translation is MRLLENLLTTDPASPRLTVYNETTGARMDFSAQTLDNWASKIANMLGEELDLDPSSAIAIDLPVSWQAAVTALGAVAARIEVRFGGPSAVGEVDAVFTSLERYDAWASSGADAVLVSDDPFGRGIEESGGTLPAGALDFGPIVRFYGDVYYGDAPALSSVVPDGTPERLLSTGWTDRESFQRDVLSPIAAGGSSVVVAGRVSTSRLSEIAENERVTARA
- the purE gene encoding 5-(carboxyamino)imidazole ribonucleotide mutase; this translates as MQPLVGLIMGSDSDWDTVAPAAEVLAGFGVPFEVGVVSAHRTPDKMLTYAREAHGRGLKVIIACAGGAAHLPGMVAAATPLPVIGVPRALKDLDGLDSLLSIVQMPGGVPVATVSIGGAKNAGLLAVRILGAGHPELTERMADYQQNMADEVEEKDKKLRARLMGE
- a CDS encoding ABC transporter permease, with product MALVRIPLLVLSVTFVAFVLVEISPLDPISQYAANMQGASAAQIDAATRLWGLDQPWWQRYLGWLGGMLTGDFGQSSLLREPVGPVLLSGALNSLLLMSLAWVISGVVGYALGLVSGALRGKLPDRLITGLCLLFSSTPAFVVGLVLLLVFGLALGWVPLGLSQPLGVESAQVTPGERLSHVVLPAATVALVGISSVTLHTRQALIDVLNTDMAKFARARGLSTRQIVTRHGLRTTILPALMLQFANLSALLGGSTLAEVVFSYRGLGQLTVSAALASDVPLLLGAVTVLGLIVVVGNLVADELARRVDPRIGVRR
- a CDS encoding LCP family protein; translation: MTNHQRSARDIQAAPPASEPTAQHGSAYAKVIITFLSVLVLAFSAMGYFTIGRLGNDVASAANLGLGGDDDQREKAADGAVDILLVGTDSRTDAQGEPLPEEELARMNAGFDDGEENTDTMMLIRVPNDGSRATAVSIPRDTYISDGEFGNMKINGVYTAHKQAAADDGKSGTSLVEAGRSGLIDAVGDLTGVDIDHYAEIGLHGFVSLTNAVGGVDVCLTEPVDDEFSGAVFPDGEQTLDGYQALAFVRQRHGLPRGDLDRIVRQQAFMASLVNKILSAGTLANPSKLSDLSKAVEKSVIIDEGWNIVSFGSQLADLAGGNVTFTTIPVTSVDGVGDYGESIVTVDSAEVHEFFDDMTTPETATATTSAAPGAPTVDPALADMEVHVLNAGTLSGQADGVGGWLGERGVNVTETANALEGVYSMSQVVAADPTSEAAIAMSKLLGGLPITTNDGLDDSTIIVVTADDYAGPAGEPGDTSPSAAASSAESEPVGTPGADFGNAEVAPEITAGGSGPRCIN
- a CDS encoding ATP-binding cassette domain-containing protein, whose protein sequence is MLTVSELSVAFGQYGRGLSRRRVEVLRSVSLEVGESEIVALCGESGAGKSVLADALTGVLPANAQVAGDVAWEGKMRPGKELRLIPQGVGAFDPTMRIGDFVGDDAALERFGVGDLEESYPGELSGGQLRRALLATSAGKGVRLVIADEPTPGLDPASVDVTLSYFEELRDHGTSVLLITHDLVAASRIADRVGIMRAGEIVDGDSEYARALWHAQTANNFWGKQC
- a CDS encoding biotin--[acetyl-CoA-carboxylase] ligase, encoding MNIERLRENLPGYSAINYVDSTGSTNTDLLNSDAGHKSVLIAGEQTAGKGRLGRAWSSPKGAQFICSIALIVGERDVERLGTLSLAVGVALTDAIPTAELKWPNDVLIDGRKLVGILAEGTSLIDGQFRVVVGFGINVGLTREQLPVEHATSLLLEGLDTDLTELGERVLTGVEKRLSQWQDRDLQLMADYRRVSATIGKRVRLETPQGDVFGLVDDVADDGRVIVDGQAYSAGDVTHLRPES
- a CDS encoding DUF4282 domain-containing protein encodes the protein MTSPYGSFPENQNDPFDTPRADESSANNYGQEQGGSHSAPEYGQEQASTYPAPTYGQEQTGAYSAPAYGQEQSQNTYPASPVFGSEQPSNETGDANAKGAKNFLNALFDFNFDNYLSVSYAKFIYIIAIISAAIQILFFWIFPFFILLLSGEDGSGMLAFVTLLFGWIPVGISVLFQLIFVRLILEFITASVRTAENTTKLVRRGE
- a CDS encoding 5-(carboxyamino)imidazole ribonucleotide synthase, producing the protein MPVIAVIGDGQLARMMQTEAIELGCSIRVLAGAPDSSAAQVCADVLIGDYTDIGDLRRAVDGADAVTFDHEHVPNEHLDALIAEGVNVQPQPSALIFAQDKLVMRKRLGEIGAPVPRFAAIDSVEDAAVFFDEVDGAVCLKARRGGYDGNGVWFPDSREGLGTLVEKLLSEGVPLMAEEKLSFTRELSAMVARTPSGEVRPWPVVESVQSGGICVEAIAPAPGMSDEQRERAEKLSVSVAEALGVTGVLAVELFEVDGEIFVNELAMRPHNTGHWTQEGSVTSQFEQHLRAVLDFPLGSTETLAPVTVMANVLGADKEPEMSVTGRCVEVWRRFPEAKIHLYGKGYRPGRKLGHVNVVGSDVEQTRKTAAAAAHFLMHGEWDDNYLNKKEH